In Sulfurihydrogenibium subterraneum DSM 15120, a single window of DNA contains:
- the dapC gene encoding succinyldiaminopimelate transaminase — MNKTIKNLKNYPMEELNRIKASLKEKGIKIYDFGTGDPKEPTPDFIRKALINAIPEVSQYPSVLGRKDLRESISKWFEKRFNVKLNPDTQIIPSAGSKEAIFHFPLVFIDPEEDKKRVIFGTPAYPVYERGTLYAGGIPTAVKLKEEDGFLLRLDKLEKSILEETKIVWINYPHNPTGAVAPESYLKETIEICREYDIILCSDECYTEIYFEEKPHSALEFEIDNVVVFHSLSKRSGMTGYRSGFVAGDEKIISFYRKERANFGVASPDFIQQAARAAWEDENHVLERIEIFKQKRDLFIEFLNKIGLEYLYPKATFYIWIKAPSWIDAKDYVKALLENGIVVSIGENFCSSLEIAEGNCESQYFRIALVPTLEECKEALTVWEKVHNSLFR, encoded by the coding sequence ATGAATAAAACTATTAAAAATCTCAAAAACTATCCTATGGAAGAACTTAACAGAATAAAAGCATCTTTAAAAGAAAAAGGTATAAAGATATACGACTTTGGCACAGGAGACCCTAAGGAACCAACTCCTGATTTTATAAGAAAAGCTCTAATAAATGCAATCCCAGAGGTGAGTCAGTATCCATCGGTATTAGGAAGAAAAGATTTAAGAGAATCTATTTCAAAATGGTTTGAAAAAAGATTTAATGTAAAACTAAACCCAGATACTCAAATAATCCCATCTGCTGGGTCAAAGGAAGCTATCTTCCACTTTCCACTTGTCTTTATAGACCCAGAGGAAGATAAAAAGAGAGTTATATTTGGAACACCTGCTTACCCTGTTTACGAAAGAGGAACACTTTACGCAGGAGGTATTCCTACTGCTGTTAAATTAAAAGAAGAAGATGGATTTTTACTTAGATTAGACAAGCTTGAAAAATCTATTTTAGAAGAAACTAAGATAGTATGGATAAACTACCCTCACAATCCAACGGGAGCTGTAGCCCCTGAAAGTTATTTAAAAGAAACTATAGAAATATGTAGAGAGTATGATATTATTCTTTGCTCTGATGAGTGTTATACAGAAATATACTTTGAAGAAAAACCTCACTCTGCTTTAGAATTTGAAATTGATAATGTAGTAGTTTTCCACTCTTTGTCTAAAAGAAGTGGTATGACAGGTTATAGGTCAGGGTTTGTAGCAGGTGATGAAAAAATAATCTCATTTTATAGAAAAGAGAGAGCTAACTTTGGCGTTGCAAGTCCAGACTTTATACAGCAGGCAGCAAGAGCTGCATGGGAAGATGAAAATCATGTTTTAGAAAGAATTGAGATATTTAAACAAAAGAGAGATTTATTTATAGAGTTTTTAAATAAAATCGGTCTTGAATACCTATATCCAAAGGCAACCTTTTACATCTGGATAAAAGCACCTTCTTGGATAGATGCAAAAGATTATGTTAAAGCATTACTAGAAAATGGAATAGTTGTCTCAATTGGGGAAAACTTCTGTAGTAGTCTTGAGATAGCAGAAGGAAACTGTGAAAGTCAGTACTTTAGAATAGCACTTGTACCGACTTTAGAAGAGTGTAAGGAAGCTCTTACAGTATGGGAAAAGGTTCATAACAGTTTATTTAGATAA